GGGCACGGTGACACGGAGGATACCGGGGCGCGGGTTCCTCCGCAGGCCGATAAGTTAGACTACGAACGCGGTACGGAGTGCCGCCGAATCGTGCCCCTGTCCGCTCGGCCCGCCTGTTCGGTCCGGCCCGTGCCGGTGGGGCAGAACCGCGCGGCGGATGCCGGATACAACGCCCACTCGCCCCGGCCGCCGCTCCGTCGCGGCCCGCCCGTTTCTCCACCTCTGCCCAATGTTTCTCGAATCGCCCGTCACCCTCATCCTCCTCGTCATCAACGTGCTCATCGGCGTGTACACGATGACGAGCGACCCGTCCCTCCTGGACCGGTGGTCGTTCAAGCCGTACCAGTTCCTGCGCGGGGAGTACTGGCGCGCGCTCACGGCGGGGTTCGTCCATGTCGGCCTCGCCCACCTCGCCTTCAACATGATCACGCTCTACTTCTTCGGGCCGTGGATCGAGGGCCTGCTCGGGCCGGCGAAGTTTCTGGCGATCTACTTCGGCTCCGAGATCGCGGCGAACATGCTGACGCTGGCCAAGCACAAGGACAACCCGGCGTACTCGGCCGTCGGCGCGTCGGGGGCGATTTCGGGCGTGCTGTTCTCGTTCTGCCTGTTCCAGCCGTTCGCGATGCTCGGGGTGATGTTCATCATCCCGATGCCGGCGATCCTCTTCGCCGTGCTCTACGTCGTCGGCTCGATCTACGCCTCGCAGCAGGGCGGCGGGCGGATCGCGCACGAGGCGCACCTCGGCGGCGCGCTCGGCGGCGTCCTCCTGACCCTCCTCGTCTACCCCGACGCGCTCTCGATCTTCCTGCACCAACTCGGGCTCTAG
This DNA window, taken from Rhodothermales bacterium, encodes the following:
- a CDS encoding rhomboid family intramembrane serine protease, with product MPDTTPTRPGRRSVAARPFLHLCPMFLESPVTLILLVINVLIGVYTMTSDPSLLDRWSFKPYQFLRGEYWRALTAGFVHVGLAHLAFNMITLYFFGPWIEGLLGPAKFLAIYFGSEIAANMLTLAKHKDNPAYSAVGASGAISGVLFSFCLFQPFAMLGVMFIIPMPAILFAVLYVVGSIYASQQGGGRIAHEAHLGGALGGVLLTLLVYPDALSIFLHQLGL